In the genome of Cutibacterium equinum, one region contains:
- a CDS encoding ArsR/SmtB family transcription factor: protein MSEDTHTCTFGVDSAYVDLAAEVFALLADPTRIRIILALRDGEMSVKDLADVVAKRPTAVSQHLAKLRMGRMVSARRDGTTMYYSLTDEHARNLVSQAVFQAEHDVDAIPTHHMVEMTHPKSCPARHSSEA, encoded by the coding sequence ATGAGTGAAGATACGCATACATGTACATTTGGTGTTGACAGCGCCTATGTCGACCTCGCAGCAGAGGTGTTCGCCCTGCTGGCTGACCCAACTCGCATCCGCATCATCCTTGCGCTTCGTGACGGCGAGATGTCCGTGAAAGACCTCGCCGACGTCGTAGCCAAGCGTCCCACGGCCGTGTCCCAGCATCTGGCGAAATTGCGCATGGGCCGTATGGTTTCGGCCCGCCGCGACGGCACCACGATGTACTACAGCCTCACCGATGAGCACGCCCGCAATCTGGTTTCACAGGCTGTCTTCCAGGCGGAGCACGACGTTGACGCAATCCCGACCCATCACATGGTTGAGATGACCCACCCCAAGTCGTGTCCTGCTCGTCATTCGAGCGAGGCCTGA
- a CDS encoding CapA family protein gives MLWHGPTWQTAKRDGKGGYDFAPIFGTVAPIIRDADLSICHEEVPVAPKGTRYTSYPEFGVPTESAQAIADVGFDACSTASNHSFDRGFAGLKATLDAMDAKHVRHSGTARTEKEAQTPVILTASNGVKLGLVSGAYGLNGSTPPENQSWAWSDIEADHLIKRAEAAKKAGADIVIVAMHSGLEYHHEPTEQQVQLAEKLTASPAVDMVYCHHSHVVEPWARINGKIVMYGMGNLVAQQPPDMPRTYEGVIGRVTFSMNSGKVSTTKAEYIPILIGSKKDGPIRIHAVHNELTSGHGKETRLEEAEREVSKTVLSLGVQGVTEA, from the coding sequence CTGCTGTGGCACGGACCCACGTGGCAGACCGCCAAGCGAGATGGCAAGGGCGGCTATGACTTCGCTCCCATCTTCGGCACCGTCGCCCCCATCATTCGCGACGCCGACTTGTCCATCTGCCATGAAGAGGTCCCCGTCGCCCCCAAGGGAACTCGGTACACGAGCTACCCCGAGTTCGGCGTTCCCACCGAAAGCGCCCAGGCCATTGCCGACGTCGGCTTCGATGCCTGCAGCACGGCGTCGAACCACTCCTTCGACCGAGGGTTCGCGGGCCTCAAGGCCACCCTCGACGCCATGGACGCCAAACATGTCAGGCACTCCGGGACGGCCCGAACCGAGAAAGAGGCTCAGACACCTGTCATTCTCACAGCGAGCAATGGCGTCAAACTGGGGCTGGTTTCAGGGGCTTACGGACTCAACGGATCGACGCCCCCGGAAAACCAGTCATGGGCGTGGAGCGACATCGAGGCCGACCACCTCATCAAAAGGGCAGAAGCCGCCAAGAAGGCCGGCGCCGATATCGTCATCGTCGCCATGCACTCCGGACTCGAGTATCACCACGAGCCCACCGAGCAACAGGTGCAGTTGGCCGAGAAACTCACCGCGTCCCCAGCGGTCGACATGGTGTACTGCCATCACAGCCACGTCGTCGAGCCCTGGGCGCGCATCAACGGCAAGATCGTCATGTACGGGATGGGTAACCTCGTCGCTCAACAGCCCCCGGACATGCCGCGCACCTATGAAGGGGTGATCGGCAGGGTGACCTTCTCGATGAACTCCGGGAAGGTCTCCACCACGAAAGCCGAGTACATCCCGATTCTCATTGGGTCCAAGAAAGACGGTCCGATCCGCATCCACGCCGTTCACAACGAGCTCACGTCCGGTCACGGCAAGGAGACGCGCCTCGAGGAAGCGGAGCGCGAAGTCTCCAAGACCGTCCTCTCACTGGGTGTTCAAGGGGTTACCGAGGCCTGA